The following are encoded in a window of Verrucomicrobiia bacterium genomic DNA:
- a CDS encoding Na(+)/H(+) antiporter subunit B (subunit B of antiporter complex involved in resistance to high concentrations of Na+, K+, Li+ and/or alkali) has product MVRVAFFIINLLALYLLLRGHNYPGGGFIGGLAAAISLVLLSLALGLEEMHRVLRFDPVRLAAAGLLLATATGLLPVLAGRPFLEHFHAQWEHVPFLGKLHVGTPLLFDLGVFLVVVGVTTKIIFVLAKSTAGLRALVQDEEARYSSPRETPIEDAWTAADETAPAAPRKEDDDAN; this is encoded by the coding sequence ATGGTGCGGGTGGCCTTTTTCATCATCAACCTGCTCGCCCTCTACCTGCTGCTGCGCGGCCATAACTACCCCGGCGGCGGCTTCATCGGCGGACTCGCCGCCGCCATCTCGCTGGTCTTGCTCAGCCTGGCGCTGGGACTGGAAGAAATGCACCGCGTGCTGCGTTTCGATCCCGTTCGCCTCGCCGCCGCGGGCCTGTTGCTGGCCACAGCCACCGGCCTCCTTCCTGTCCTGGCCGGACGGCCTTTCCTGGAACATTTCCATGCGCAGTGGGAGCATGTGCCATTTCTGGGCAAACTGCATGTGGGCACCCCCCTGCTTTTCGACCTGGGCGTGTTCCTGGTGGTGGTGGGAGTGACCACAAAAATTATTTTCGTCCTGGCCAAATCCACCGCCGGCCTCCGGGCCCTGGTGCAGGACGAGGAGGCGCGCTACAGCTCACCCCGCGAAACCCCCATCGAAGACGCCTGGACAGCCGCCGACGAGACCGCTCCCGCAGCCCCGAGAAAGGAGGACGACGATGCAAATTGA
- a CDS encoding Na+/H+ antiporter subunit E, whose amino-acid sequence MKAFALNLLIATIWLLLSQSPSPAVFALGFLAGFLLLAAFKSVVGAEDYIRRWVGLVRFILLFTREFITANLNVAWTVLFRPPTTLRPGFVTYDVSGLSRTEILILSYCLTLTPGTTTVDISPDFKTLVFHALDAQEPEQLRAQLDNKLKPALLAFTR is encoded by the coding sequence ATGAAAGCCTTCGCCTTGAATCTGCTCATCGCCACGATCTGGCTGCTGCTCAGCCAGTCCCCCTCGCCCGCCGTGTTTGCTCTGGGATTTCTGGCGGGCTTCCTGCTTCTCGCCGCCTTCAAAAGTGTGGTGGGCGCCGAAGATTACATTCGCCGCTGGGTTGGCCTGGTGCGCTTTATTCTCCTCTTCACCCGGGAATTCATTACGGCCAATCTCAACGTGGCGTGGACGGTTTTGTTTCGCCCACCCACCACCCTGCGGCCCGGCTTTGTGACCTACGACGTCAGCGGTCTGAGCCGCACCGAAATTTTGATTCTTTCGTATTGCCTCACCCTCACGCCCGGCACCACCACCGTGGACATCAGTCCCGATTTCAAAACGCTGGTGTTCCATGCCCTGGACGCGCAGGAGCCGGAACAGCTCCGCGCCCAGTTGGACAACAAACTCAAACCCGCCCTGCTGGCGTTCACACGATGA
- a CDS encoding NADH-quinone oxidoreductase subunit K, producing the protein MQIETAILVGVMFACATYLVLQRSFVKILFGFVILSNAANLLVLSMSGLPEGKAPPIVGNPPAPMVDPLPQALILTAIVIGFGVVAYLVLLLYRLFLDQRTTNAAELYAESESPPRE; encoded by the coding sequence ATGCAAATTGAAACCGCCATCCTCGTGGGCGTCATGTTTGCCTGCGCCACCTATCTGGTGCTGCAACGCAGCTTCGTTAAAATCCTGTTTGGCTTCGTCATCCTTTCCAACGCCGCCAACCTGCTCGTTTTGAGCATGTCCGGCCTGCCGGAAGGCAAGGCACCACCCATCGTGGGCAATCCCCCGGCCCCGATGGTGGATCCGCTGCCCCAGGCCTTGATTCTCACCGCCATCGTGATCGGCTTTGGGGTGGTGGCTTATCTGGTCTTGTTGCTTTACCGGCTGTTTTTGGATCAGCGCACCACCAATGCCGCTGAGTTGTACGCTGAGTCAGAATCTCCTCCCCGCGAATGA
- a CDS encoding proton-conducting transporter membrane subunit: MNWAATPLLLPLLTALLLLFGRPGVGRRWLAGISAALQLGAALYLLSCAFQGHTFVLPVGRWAAPVGIVLVVDTLSAVMVCLTSLIALATLLYGFAESPVSIEHPLRLPLVQFLVLGINLSFCTGDLFNLFVGFEVMLIASYALLTLEADDWDIKQAYPYVAINLVGSALFLCAAGLAYGLFGTLNFADIALRSASMGGDPRVQTLAMLLLVVFGIKAGLFPLYYWLPNSYPTLPIPLAALYAGMLTKVGVYVLARVFGTVLPHDLHFAHQLLAALAGLTMVIAVLGALSRQFIRGILSFHILSQIGFMVLALGFFTPLAFAAAIFYIIHHIIVKASLFLIGGVAAELNGTDNLARGGQLWRHAPWLGVLFLAQALSLAGLPPLSGFWGKYVILVVGFEQGRYVLVLAALVASLLTLMSMLKIWNATFWGGNDRTPVRLNSPRWRRMTMVVAGLTAISLAIGLGAEAIMQVALKAATQTLDQPGYAAAVFKALGKGGPP, from the coding sequence ATGAACTGGGCTGCCACACCCCTCTTGCTGCCGCTGCTCACCGCCCTGCTGCTGCTGTTCGGGCGGCCGGGAGTGGGCCGCCGATGGCTGGCCGGTATTTCAGCCGCGCTGCAACTGGGGGCCGCCCTGTATTTACTGAGCTGCGCTTTTCAAGGTCATACCTTCGTCCTGCCCGTTGGCCGCTGGGCCGCTCCCGTGGGCATTGTGTTGGTGGTGGACACGCTCTCCGCGGTCATGGTCTGCCTGACCTCGCTGATTGCCCTGGCCACTCTGCTCTATGGCTTTGCCGAAAGCCCCGTCAGCATCGAGCATCCCTTGCGCCTGCCGCTGGTGCAATTCCTGGTGCTGGGCATCAACCTCTCCTTCTGCACGGGGGACTTGTTCAACTTGTTTGTCGGCTTTGAGGTCATGTTGATTGCGTCGTATGCCCTGCTCACCCTCGAAGCCGATGACTGGGACATCAAACAGGCCTATCCCTACGTGGCCATCAACCTGGTGGGCAGCGCCCTCTTTCTCTGTGCCGCCGGCCTGGCTTACGGTTTGTTTGGCACGCTGAACTTCGCCGACATCGCCCTCCGCAGCGCCAGCATGGGCGGCGATCCCCGCGTGCAAACGCTGGCCATGTTGCTGCTGGTGGTCTTTGGCATCAAAGCCGGTCTCTTTCCGCTTTATTACTGGCTGCCCAACAGTTACCCCACCCTCCCCATCCCGCTGGCAGCCTTGTACGCCGGCATGTTGACCAAAGTGGGCGTGTACGTGCTGGCCCGTGTGTTTGGGACCGTGCTGCCGCATGACCTGCATTTTGCGCATCAACTCCTCGCCGCCCTGGCGGGGCTGACCATGGTGATCGCCGTGCTGGGCGCCCTTTCACGCCAGTTCATTCGAGGCATTCTTTCCTTCCACATCCTCAGTCAGATTGGCTTCATGGTGCTGGCCCTCGGCTTTTTCACGCCCCTGGCCTTCGCCGCCGCCATCTTCTACATCATTCATCACATCATCGTGAAAGCCTCGCTGTTTCTCATCGGCGGAGTGGCGGCGGAACTGAACGGCACCGACAACCTGGCCCGCGGCGGCCAACTCTGGCGGCATGCCCCATGGCTGGGCGTCCTGTTTCTTGCCCAGGCTCTTTCCCTGGCCGGCCTGCCTCCGCTGAGCGGTTTTTGGGGAAAATATGTCATCCTGGTGGTGGGTTTCGAGCAGGGGCGCTACGTGCTCGTTCTGGCCGCGCTGGTGGCCAGTTTGTTGACACTGATGAGCATGTTAAAGATTTGGAATGCCACCTTCTGGGGCGGTAATGACCGCACCCCGGTGCGGTTGAACAGCCCGCGCTGGCGGCGCATGACCATGGTGGTGGCCGGATTGACGGCCATCTCCCTCGCCATTGGTCTGGGCGCGGAGGCGATCATGCAAGTCGCCCTCAAGGCCGCAACCCAAACCCTGGATCAACCAGGCTACGCCGCCGCGGTGTTTAAGGCCCTGGGCAAAGGAGGCCCCCCATGA